A single region of the Mycoplasma mycoides subsp. mycoides SC str. PG1 genome encodes:
- a CDS encoding phosphonate ABC transporter ATP-binding protein: MNKVIELKEISVQYNNKSDLILKDINLDIFQGELVAIIGPSGVGKSTLFKIIINSLRPVKGQAKVFDKDILKFNKKQKRLFISKIGFLTQTPNLIYTDNVYNNIIRSTSKYKNNFYKFFSILTRKQKIAIFEKLDELNILDKAFFKVSELSGGQQQRVEIAKLLIKDVELILADEPTSNLDKKTSIEVLKVLKNISKQNKTILVNIHDLSLVKRYFDRVIAINNKQIVFDKKTKDIKQWQLDRIIKSRS; encoded by the coding sequence ATGAATAAAGTTATAGAGTTAAAAGAAATATCAGTTCAATACAATAATAAAAGTGATCTAATTTTAAAAGATATTAACCTAGATATTTTTCAAGGCGAACTAGTTGCTATAATTGGTCCATCTGGAGTTGGAAAAAGTACATTATTTAAAATAATTATTAATTCATTAAGACCAGTAAAAGGTCAAGCAAAAGTCTTTGATAAAGATATTTTAAAATTTAATAAAAAACAAAAACGTCTTTTTATCTCAAAAATAGGTTTTCTAACTCAAACTCCTAATCTTATTTATACAGATAATGTTTATAACAACATTATTAGATCAACTAGCAAATATAAAAATAATTTTTATAAGTTTTTTAGTATTTTAACTAGAAAACAAAAAATAGCAATTTTTGAAAAATTAGATGAATTAAATATTTTAGATAAAGCTTTTTTTAAAGTAAGTGAACTTTCTGGTGGTCAACAACAGCGTGTAGAAATTGCAAAACTTCTAATAAAAGATGTTGAATTAATTCTAGCTGATGAACCAACAAGTAATTTAGATAAAAAAACTAGTATTGAAGTACTAAAAGTACTTAAAAATATTTCAAAACAAAATAAAACCATTTTAGTAAACATTCACGATCTTAGTTTAGTTAAAAGATATTTTGATAGAGTAATTGCAATTAATAATAAACAAATTGTATTTGATAAAAAAACTAAGGATATAAAACAATGGCAACTAGACAGAATTATAAAAAGCCGTTCTTAG
- the cypl gene encoding ABC transporter thiamine pyrophosphate-binding lipoprotein p37/Cypl, whose amino-acid sequence MYTNRLKVALGTMLSAVSIGSISSFVVACQTKEGWDTTITINNSWVNDGFFNKLDYDTGAITAGEKSKAFIELLTKKFKDVKFDIKVDFDKKTYFSKLEKNDSENDVYIANYSYYLSNVWDANKKALKKDLPFKLVSQAATLQFNWQSEDDTFYKDGTKEDSLRKLADKNNEEWLKYGEYPDWYKLEKEVNGKKLNFDGSKYTNFYKNGDLIYVYRGAVLIAGNEEQRNKIIKDWESKKWEDFIKNGIVFEKTSSAGGYKYQVALFARHFGKTVSEIKADLEGEKYEEYIVKGQKVSAQLGKKQKDQKGHTPLIGFDDEGSYNWTKSKKDSEKYKPTEFKSSENGKPTASAMTGGKLMMAVSKPVATKPATPAQANPGTNGMMDKNNAVVRTLTMTNPAGYDVVLARKGLLDKQVELLSKALNSLSLTENTYGIYTGYNKFMPLSNELFEKLVKLQVQAESTENLVTEIDKIQKQNY is encoded by the coding sequence ATGTATACAAATAGATTAAAAGTAGCATTAGGAACAATGTTATCAGCTGTTTCTATTGGTTCTATAAGTTCATTTGTTGTTGCTTGTCAAACTAAAGAAGGTTGAGATACTACAATAACAATCAATAACTCTTGAGTTAATGATGGATTTTTTAATAAATTAGACTATGATACTGGTGCTATAACTGCTGGAGAAAAAAGTAAAGCATTCATTGAATTATTAACTAAAAAATTTAAAGATGTTAAATTTGATATCAAAGTTGACTTTGACAAAAAAACTTACTTTTCAAAATTAGAAAAAAATGACTCTGAAAATGATGTTTATATTGCTAATTATTCATACTATTTAAGTAATGTTTGAGATGCTAATAAAAAAGCTCTAAAAAAAGATTTACCTTTCAAATTAGTTTCTCAAGCTGCTACTTTGCAATTTAACTGACAATCAGAAGATGACACTTTCTATAAAGATGGAACGAAAGAAGATTCACTACGTAAATTAGCAGATAAAAATAATGAAGAATGATTAAAATATGGTGAATATCCAGATTGATACAAACTAGAAAAAGAAGTCAATGGAAAGAAACTGAATTTCGATGGGTCAAAATATACTAATTTTTATAAAAATGGTGATTTAATTTATGTATATCGTGGTGCTGTTCTAATTGCTGGAAATGAAGAGCAAAGAAATAAAATAATTAAAGATTGAGAAAGTAAAAAGTGAGAAGATTTTATCAAAAATGGTATTGTTTTTGAAAAAACAAGTAGTGCTGGTGGATATAAATATCAAGTAGCATTATTTGCACGTCATTTTGGTAAAACTGTTTCAGAAATCAAAGCAGATTTAGAAGGTGAAAAATACGAAGAATACATAGTAAAAGGGCAAAAAGTTTCCGCTCAATTAGGTAAAAAACAAAAAGATCAAAAAGGACACACTCCATTAATTGGTTTTGATGATGAAGGTTCATACAACTGAACTAAATCAAAAAAAGATAGTGAAAAATACAAACCTACTGAATTTAAATCTAGTGAAAATGGAAAACCTACCGCTAGTGCAATGACTGGTGGAAAACTTATGATGGCAGTTTCAAAACCAGTAGCCACAAAACCTGCTACCCCTGCCCAAGCTAATCCTGGAACTAACGGAATGATGGATAAAAATAATGCTGTAGTTAGAACCTTAACAATGACTAACCCAGCTGGTTATGATGTTGTTTTAGCAAGAAAAGGTTTATTAGATAAACAAGTTGAGCTACTTTCAAAAGCATTAAATTCATTATCATTAACTGAAAATACTTATGGAATTTACACTGGATATAACAAATTTATGCCATTAAGTAATGAGTTATTTGAAAAATTAGTAAAATTACAAGTGCAAGCTGAATCAACAGAAAATTTAGTTACAGAAATTGATAAAATTCAAAAACAAAATTATTAG